In Cytobacillus sp. IB215665, a single window of DNA contains:
- a CDS encoding MarR family transcriptional regulator, whose product MFQGDDQSELDLRLFRVWMKSFNTVFKNISLDIDSYGISHEQFMILELLYSKGPHPVQKISETFSIPSGSITYVVDKLEKKDMVKREPIPSDRRAFNVTLTEKGRELFDTIFPKHVETISQNLSFVTNDEKQQLIELLKKIGFGAQEL is encoded by the coding sequence GATCTAAGGTTGTTTCGCGTTTGGATGAAATCCTTTAATACTGTATTCAAAAACATTAGCTTAGATATAGACAGTTACGGAATTAGTCATGAACAATTTATGATTCTTGAGCTTCTGTATAGTAAAGGTCCACATCCTGTTCAAAAGATTAGCGAAACTTTTTCTATTCCAAGTGGGAGTATCACATATGTTGTAGATAAGCTTGAAAAGAAAGACATGGTCAAAAGAGAACCAATTCCTTCAGATAGAAGAGCGTTCAATGTTACGTTAACAGAAAAAGGAAGGGAATTATTTGATACGATATTTCCGAAACACGTTGAAACAATTTCTCAAAATCTATCGTTTGTTACGAACGATGAGAAACAACAGTTAATTGAATTATTAAAGAAAATTGGTTTCGGTGCACAAGAATTATAA